In Streptomyces pluripotens, the genomic window CATCTTCGTCACCAACCCGGCCATCATCACCGAGGCCATCAGCAAGAAGATCGGCAACTCCGCCCTCATCAAGGTCAACCAGATCGGCACCGTCACCGAGACCCTGGAGGCGATGCGGATCTGCCGGGAGGCCGGCTACACGCAGATGGTCTCGCACCGCTCCGGCGAGACGGAGGACTCCTTCATCGCCGATCTCGTCGTCGGCACCGGCAGCGGCCAGATCAAGTCCGGCGCCCCGGCCCGCGGCGAACGCGTCGCGAAGTACAACCGCCTCATCGAGATCGCCGAGGCCAACCCGTCCTTGCCGTTCGGCCTGGCAGACGCCTGACGGCGGCTGACGGCACTCGCCGACGACCGAGCCGCCCCGCCTGCCGGCGACGTCATCGGAAGGGGCTCTTCGAAAACCGCGTCGCGAACCCCGGCAGCGATCTGTGGCACGTCGACGGTCTCGGACGGCAGCGCCTTTGGCCACCTGCGCCGCGAAAGGGGTCCGCAACGCAACAGGCCGCCCGTGTCCCTGGGGGAAACGGGCGGCCGGAGCGCCTGCTGCCCGGGTCCGACCCGTCCGCGGCTGCCGGGACGTGGTCTCCAGCAGCCCTGCGAACGCTCCTTCTCACAGCTGCTTCGCGAAGTACCGGCTCTCCTCGTAGTCCCGGTAGTAGCCGAAGCCGGTGCACGGCTCGTAACCGCTGGAGGTGTACAAGGCGATGGCTTCCGGCTGCTTGGTGCCCGTCTCCAGGACCATGCGCAGCCGCCCGGCGGCCCGGGCGTCCTCCTCCAGGGCCGCGAGCATGCGGCGCGCGAGGCCCTGGCCGCGCATCCGGTCGATCACGAACATGCGCTTGAGTTCGGCGTCACCGTCCTCGGTGCCCTCGCCGCTCTGGTCCTGGCTGCGCCAGCCGCCGGTGGCCACGGGGTGGTCGTGCTCGTCGTACGCGATCAGGTAGGCGCCTTGAGGTGGGTCGAAGTCCGAGACGTCGAGGGGCGTGGCGTCGCCACCGTCGCCGTAGCGTAGGTGGTACTCGGCCTGGACCTCGTCGTTGAGCTTGACGGCGTCGGGGTGATCGAAGCGGACGCGGCGTATGTTCATGCTGTGTGTCGCACCTCTATGCGGGTGGTGGGTCTTGGCGTGAGGGCTCCGACCAGTGTGCCGGTATCGTGCCGTGGATGCTGATTGTGACCTCGGACGACGTGTCCGGCGGCCGAGGTCGACCATGAGGTCGAGGAGAGTGCTTTGCTGACGGTGACCTCGGTGAACGTGAACGGATTGCGGGCCGCCGCGAGGAAGGGCTTCGTGGAGTGGCTCGCCCAGACCTCCGCGGACGTCGTCTGCCTGCAAGAGGTGCGCGCCGAGCCGCACCAACTGCCCGAGGAGGTCCGGCAGCCCGACGGCTGGCATGTCGTGCACGCTCCGGCCGCTGCCAAGGGCCGGGCAGGTGTCTCCCTCTACACCCGGCGCGAGCCCGACCGGGTCCGGGTGGGTTTCGGCTCGGCCGAGTTCGACGGCAGCGGGCGCTATGTCGAGGCCGACCTGCCCGGCGTCACGGTCGCCTCGCTCTACTTGCCCTCCGGTGAGGTCGGCACCGAGCGGCAGGACGAGAAGGTCCGCTTCATGGACGAGTTCCTCGCCTACCTGAAGCGGCTGCGCGAGCGGGCCGCCGCCGACGGGCGCGAGGTCGTAGTCTGCGGCGACTGGAACATCGCCCACCAGCAGACTGACCTCAAGAACTGGCGCGGCAACACCAAGAACTCCGGCTTCCTGCCTGAGGAGCGGGAGTGGCTCGGCAGTGTCCTCGACCCAGCCGGCGGCGGGTACGTCGACGTCGTACGTGCCCTGCACCCGGACGCGGCAGGGCCGTACACCTGGTGGTCGTACCGCGGGCGCGCCTTCGACAACGACTCGGGTTGGCGCATCGACTACCTGATGGCCACGCCGACGCTGGCCGAGCGAGCGGTCAAGGCGTTTGTCGAGCGAGCCGCCTCCTACGAGCAGCGCTGGTCCGATCATGCGCCGGTGACCGCGGTCTTCGGCCTCTGACCGGAGCGGCCGAGGTTCACCGGTCGGCGGGCTGGTTCAGCCGACGGTCCAGCGCGAGTGACAGCTCCGCCTCCACCACGGTCCGGGCCAGTGGCCGCAGGCGTTGCAGATCCACCTCGGCTGCGTGCTGGAGGACCAGGTCGGTGAAGAGCTGGGCCAGGGCGTCGGCGTGCGCGCGGACGCGGGCGCCGGCGGCGAGCACCTCGGCGAGCGGGATCCCCTCGCGGACCAGGGCGGCGGAGACGTCCAGCAGGCGGGCGCTGATGTGGACGATCTCGTCGCCGTCGGTGCCGAGGTAGCCGAGGTCCATGGCAGCGGCGAGGTTGTCGGGGGTGACCTCGTCCTCGAAGCGGGCAGCCAGTTCCTCGGGGGTGAGGCGGACCGGTTCCTCCTCGCTGGGCGTGCCGACGCCCAGGAGGTCGGCGACGTCCCGGCCGTGGTCGAAGGCCTCGGCCAACTCCGCGATGCCGGTCAGTGTGTGGCCGCGCTCCAGCAGGGCGGAGATGGTGCGCAGACGGGCCAGGTGGTGGTCGTCGTACCAGGCGATACGGCCCTCCCGGCGGGGCGGCGGCAGCAGTTTGCGCTCGCGGTAGAAGCGCAGTGTGCGCACGGTGATGCCGGCCAGGCGAGCTAGCTCCGCCATGCGGTACTCGCGCGGTGCCCCCGGGTGTTCTGCGTCCTCTGCCACACCCGCAGCCTATGTTGTACCGCCGGTAACTTTCCCTCCCCGGACCCCTACCGCTCGGTACGGAGCTGCTCTACAGTCCCATTGCGCCAGTATTCACTGGCAGAATCCAAGGCGATGCGTGGAGGCTTCGGGATGGCCGAGCACGAACATGTACGGGTGGCGGTGATCGGGTCCGGGTTCGGCGGGCTGGGAGCCGCCGTGCGGTTGCGCCGGGAGGGGATCACCGACTTCGTCGTCCTGGAGCGGGCGGACAGCGTCGGCGGCACCTGGCGGGACAACAGTTACCCCGGGTGCGCCTGTGACGTGCCCTCCCACCTGTACTCCTTCTCCTTCGCACCCAACCCGGACTGGCCGCGCACCTTCTCCGGCCAACGGCACATCCGCGCCTATCTGGAGCACGTCACCGACCTGTTCGGCCTGCGTCCGCATATCCGCTGCGACTCCGAGGTCAAGCTGATGACCTGGGACGCGGACAACCTGCGCTGGGAGATCGAGACCACCCGCGGGTCGCTGTCCGCCGATGTCGTCGTCTCCGCCACCGGACCGCTGTCCGATCCGAAGATTCCCGAGATCCCGGGCCTGGAGTCCTTCCCGGGCAAGGTCTTCCACTCCGCCCGCTGGGACCACGACTACGACCTACGGGGCAAGCGCGTCGCCATGGTCGGCACCGGCGCCTCCGCCATCCAGATCGTGCCTGCCATCCAGCCGCAGGTCAGCCGGCTCACCCTGCTCCAGCGGACCCCGCCGTGGGTGATGCCCCGGGTGGACCGCGCCGTCAGCGCCCCCGAGCGGTGGCTGCACCGGTCGTTGCCCTTCACCACCCAGCTCAGGCGCGGACTGCTGTGGGGCATCCGGGAGCTGCAGGTGCAGGCGTTCACCAAGCACCCCGACGAACTCGGCCTCATCGAACAGCTCGCCAAGCGCAACATGGCGCGTGCCATCAAGGACCCCGCCCTGCGCGCCAAGCTCACCCCCGACTACCGCATCGGCTGCAAGCGGATCTTGCTGTCCAGCGAGTACTACCCGGCGCTCGCCCGGCCCAACGTGGACGTCGTCGCGAGCGGGCTCAGCGAGATCCGCGGGTCGGTCGTCGTTGCCGCCGACGGTACCGAGGCCGAGGTCGACGCGATCATCTTCGGTACGGGATTCCACGTCACCGACATGCCGATCGCCGAGCGCGTGGTCGGCGTGGAGGGCACCACGCTCGCGGAGTCCTGGAAGAACGGCATGCAGGCGCTGCGCGGTGCCTCAGCCGCCGGATTCCCGAACTGGATGACGATCATCGGGCCCAACACCGGCCTCGGGAACTCCTCCATGATCCTCATGATCGAGTCCCAGCTGAACTACCTGGCCGACTATCTGCGCCACCTCGACGTCCTCGGCGGCTCCGGCGTCCGTACCGCGCTCGACGCCCGGCCCGCCGCCGTCGAGGCCTGGAACCACGAGGTCCAGGAACGGATGAAGCGGACGGTGTGGAACACGGGTGGCTGCACCAGCTGGTACCTGGACGCGAGCGGACGCAACACCACCATCTGGCCCGGTACGACAACCGAGTTCCGGCGCGCGACCCGACGGGTGGACCTGGCGGAGTACGAGGTCATCCGCAAGCGCGAGGAGAACCGGGCGGGCACGGCTGGGAAGAAGGCGGGGGCGGCGGGCAAGGCAGCGGCCGGGAAGAAGGCCGCGGCCGGGGAGACGGTGCGTGCCGGGAAGCAGAGCGGGGCCGCCGCATGAGCCGGCTCACCTCCGTGGCCACCGGCCCGTATGCCCCGCCCGCCCCCTCCCGTGCACTGACCGTCGCCTCCACCGGCGGAGCGCGGTTGCACGTCGAGGTACACGGGCCCGAGAAGGCGCCCGCTGTCGTCCTCTCCCACGGCTGGACCTGCTCGACCGCCTTCTGGGCGGCGCAGACCCGGGACCTGGCGGCCGACCACCGGGTGATCGTCTATGACCAGCGGGGTCACGGACGCAGCCCCGCGAGCCCGGTGTGCAGCACCCGGGCCCTGGCGGACGATCTGGAAGCGGTGCTCGCGAAGACGCTGTCCCCGAAGGAGAAGGCCCTGGTCGTCGGCCACTCCATGGGGGGAATGACCATCATGGCCGCTTCTACCCGCCCCCGCTTCCACGCGCACGCCGCCGCCGTCCTGCTGTGCAGCACCGGCAGTTCCCGGCTGGTGGAGGAGGCGTCCGTGGTGCCGTTGCGTGCCGGGCGCGTGCGCACCTGGATCACCGGACAGGTGCTCGGGTCGTCCGTTCCTCTCGGGCCCGTCACGCCAGTGGCGAAGAGCATCCTCAAGTACGCCACCATGGGTGCCGGTTCCGCCCCGCACGTGGTGGAGGCGTGCGCACGGATCGTGCACGCCTGCCCGCGCACCGTGCGTCATGCCTGGGGCGGTGTGCTCGCCACGCTCGATCTCGACCACGGTGTAAGGGAGTTGCAGGTGCCTGCCGCAGTGGTGCACGGCGCCTCGGACCGGCTCACGCCTCCCGTCCACGCCCGCGCGCTGGCCGCCGGACTGCCGAACTGCGTCGGTCTCACCGAACTGCCCGGCATCGGCCACATGACCCCGATGGAGGCTCCCGACCTGGTGGTCCGCAGGATGCGGGAACTCGTCACCACGTACGTCACGGGGGCCGCCCCCGAGCAGGAGCAGGAGCACGGTTCCACCCCCGTGCGGAGCAGGGAGGGCGCATGAACGGGGTCAGCCTCGAAGGGCAGGTCGCGGTCGTCACCGGAGCGGCCCGCGGCGTCGGCGAACTGCTGGCGCGCAAGCTCTCCGCGCGCGGCGCGAAGGTGGCGCTGGTCGGGCTGGAGGAGGAGGCACTGAAGGAGGTCTCCGGACGGCTGCACAGCGACAGCGCGCACTGGTATGCCGACGTCACCGACCACGAGGCCATGAGCAGGGTCGCGCGGGAGGTGAAGGCGCGCTTCGGCAAGGTCGACATCGTGGTCGCCAACGCCGGTGTGGCCACGGGCGGTCCGTTCGCCGACTCCGATCCGCAGGCCTGGCGGCGGGTGATCGAGGTGAACCTGATCGGTTCGGCGGTGACCGCCCGCGCGTTCCTCCCGGTGCTCGTGGAGAGCCGCGGGTATCTGCTCCAGGTCGCTTCCCTCGCCGCGATCACCCCCGCGCCGATGATGACGGCGTACTGCGCCTCCAAGTCGGGAGTGGAGGCGTACGCGCACAGTCTGCGGGCCGAGGTCGGCTACCAGGGTGTGCGCGTCGGCGTCGCCTACCTGTCCTGGACCGACACCGACATGGTGCGCGGCGCCGACCAGGACGACGTCATGCGGGAACTGCGGCAGCGACTGCCGTGGCCGTCGAACAAGACGTATCCACTGGGGCCTGCGGTGGACCGGCTCGTCGCCGGGATCGAGCGCCGTTCGGCGCATGTGTACGGACAGTGGTGGCTGCGTGGGATGCAGGGTGTGCGCGGCTGTCTGCCGGCGCTCATCGGGACGGTCGGCCAGCGCGAGATGAAGCGGTTCGCGCACCGTCTGCAGGGGATGCGCTCCGGACTCGTCGGTGCAGGTGGGGCAGCGGACGAGGCGAGTCGCGCTACGCACGGTAACTGATCGAAATGCGCTGCGTGTTTGCCCGTGTGACGCTGGTCGAGGCCCCACCGAGGGGTCGCCCCCCCATCCTCATTCACCGCAGGAGTGAACCCACATGGGTATGAAGGACCAGTTCCAGGACCGGGCCGGCGAGTGGCAGGACCAGGCCAAGGACAAGACGGGTCAGGCGCGCGAGCGGGCCGCCCAGCGCAGCCGGCAGCCCCAGTCCGAGCGTGGCCGCCAGAGCACGCGCGACATCGATGACGCGGACCGGGAGATGGAAGAGCGCTTCGACCAGGACTACGACGCTTAGTCGCTGCGTTCGGCCTCGGCCGGTTCAGACAAGGCGTCCTCCGTCACGGAGGGCGCCTTGCGCCGTGCGCGCGGGGTGACGAGAGGCCAAGGCCGGCGACGGTCAGGACGACGACTCTTGCGCCGTGCGCGCGGGGTGACGAGAGGCCAAGGCCGGCGACGGTCAGGACGACGACTCTTGCGCCGTGCGCGCGGGGTGATGCCAGGGGTGTGCATGGTTTCCGGGGCGTGGGCGGTGGGCTTCCGGGGCGGTTGCGGTACGTCGTTGGGCGGGGGCCGCGGGGGCGCGGGGCTGCGAGGGTGGTGAGCGGGAGGTCACCCACGCTGCGCAGCCGCACACCGGTGGGGCTCGCGCCCCTTTCCCGGCTGCGGGCGTCTGCGGATGCCTGTCGGACGGAGCCGGCGGACGGGCCTCACAGGGACCTCGGGGGCAGTTTGGGTCGCGAGCGGTCGGGGGTGTCGCCGTAGTCGGGGGGAACGGCCGCCGGAGTGGTCTCCAGGAGGTCCAGGGCCAGCCGGACGGCGTCGTCCAACTGGGCGTAGCGGCCCTCCGCCCAGTCCAGGGGGGTGCGCAGGACCTCCAGGTCGGGGGTGACGCCACGGTTCTCCACGGACCAGCCGTAGGCCTCGAACCAGGCCGCGTTCATCGGCACCGTGATGACCGTGCCGTCGCCCAGCCGGTGACGGCCGGTCATGCCGACCACGCCACCCCAGGTGCGCTGGCCGACCACCGGACCGAGCTTCAGCAGTCTGAAGGCGGCGGTGATCATGTCGCCGTCGGAGGAGGTCGCCTCGTCGGCGAGGGCGACCACGGGGCCCCGGGGGGCGTTCGAGGTGTACGACACCGGTTGCGCGTCCCGAGTCAGGTCCCAGCCCAGGATCGTGCGGGTCAGCTTCTCGATGACGAGTTCGCTGATGTGTCCGCCCGCGTTGCCGCGCACGTCCACGATCAGTGCCGGCCGGGACACCTCCATGCGCAGGTCGCGGTTGAACTGCGCCCAGCCCGAGCCGCCCATGTCGGGGATGTGTAGATAGCCGCATCTTCCGCCGCTCAACTCCCGGACGACCGCGCGGCGTTTGGAGACCCAGTCCTGGTAGCGCAGCGGCCGTTCGTCGACGAGCGGGACGACGGCGACCCGCCGGGGGCGCCCGGCCCCGCCTTCCGCCGGGATGAACGTCAGCTCCACGGTCGTACCGCCCGAGCCCGCCAGCAGGGGATAGGGGCCGGTCACTGGGTCGACTGGGCGGCCGTCGACGTGGGTCAGCACGGCACCCTCGCGGATGCCCGTACCGGCCAGTGGTGAGCGGGCCTTGGAGTCGGAGGAGTCGCCGGGCAGGATGCGCTTGACCGTCCAGCCGGCGTCGCGGCGCACCAGGTTGGCGCCCAACAGGCCCTGTCGGCGCTGGTAGTGGGGCGGGCCTTCGTTGTGGCGGGCCCCGGTCACGTAGGCGTGGGAGGTCCCGAGTTCACCGAGGACTTCACGCAGGAGGTCCGCGAACTCGTCGGGTGTGGCGACCCGTTCGACCAGCGGGCGGTACTGATCGAGCACCGCGTCCCAGTCGATGCCGCACATACCGGGGTCCCAGAAGTAGGCGCGGATGAGGCGGCCGGCCTCCTCGTAGGACTGGCGCCACTCCGCGGGCGGGTCGGCTTCGTGCGGGATGCGGCGCAGGTCGATCCAGACGGTGGTGTCGCCGTCGCCCGGCTCGGTCGAGGGCACGGCCCGCAGTTCCCCCTCGTCCACGACGACCAGCCGGGTGCCGTCGCCGCTCACCTCGAACCAGTCAAGGTGGCCGACGAGTTCGGACTTCTTGGCCTTGCCGATGTTGAAGTACTCAAGGGTCGGGCGGCCAGTGGTGTCGTCCGGGCTGGCGAAGGTCTCGCCGAGCGCGCCGGAGATCGGCCAGCGCAGCCAGACCAGTCCGCCACCCGAAACCGGACGCAGCGCGGAGTACTTGGAGGCGATGACCGGGAACGGTGTGACCCTGCTCTCTAGGCCCTCCGCCTCGACGGTCACCATGCCGCCCTCGCCGCTCTCTTCGTCCCCGGCCGGATCGAGCCCCCCGGCGGCCGGACGCCCCTCGGGGCTCAAGGCGAAGGGGGACGGGGTCGCGGAGGAGAGCGGGACGAGGTAGGGGCGGCAGCCGAGCGGGAAGGACAGGTCACCGGTGTGGACGTCGTACACCGGGTCGAAGCCGCGCCAGGACAGGAAGGCGAGATAGCGGCCGTCACGGGTGAAGACCGGGTTCTCGTCCTCGAAGCGGCCGTTGGTCACGTCCACGACGAGGCGGTCGTTGATGCGGGCCAGTTTGATCTGGCGCAGGGAACGGCCGATGCCCGGGTGGGACCAGGCGAGCCAGGAACCGTCGGGGGAGAAGGCCAGGTCGCGGACGGGGCCGTTGACGGAGTGGATCAGTTCGGTGACCACGCTGTCTGGGGCTGCGGTGCCCGGGCCGGATTCGTCCGGGCCGGCGGTGGTCTCCGCGGACGATCTGCCGGTGGTCCCGACTCCGGAGTCGTCCGCGGTGTCGATCAGCAGGAGCCGTCCGTCGTGCGAGGCGATGGCCAGGCGTTCGCCCAACGGGTCGGAGACCATTTCCAGGACTCGGCCCAGCTTGCCCGCGGCCAGCCGGCGCGGCGCACGGTCGCCGGTCGCGCGGGGCAACTGGGCGATCTCGACCGCGTCCTCGCCCTGGGCGTCGGTGATGTAGGCGACCTGTCCGGTGGAGCCCAGCATGTCCGGCAGCCGGACCCGGACACCGGGCGTGTCGGTGATCGTCCGGGCCGGGCCGTCGCGATGGGTGAGCCAGTACAGACTGCCTCGGACGACGACCGCGCTGGCCCGGCCGGTCTCGTCCATGGAGACGCCGTCCACGTTCTGTGCGGCCGGTACTTGGTACCTCCGGCGGCCGGTGGCCGGTCCGGCGAGGCGGATGCCGAGCTTGCGCGGTACGCCGTTCGGGGACAGGTCGTCCACCAGCCACAGGTCCCCCGCGCACTGGTAGACCACCCGGGTGCCGTCGCTGGAGGCGTGCCGGGCGTAGAAGGCGTCGTGGTCGGTGTGGCGGCGCAGATCGGTGCCGTCGTGGGTGCAGGAGTAGAGGTTGCCGACACCCTCGTGGTCGGAGAGGAAGACGATCCGGTCACCGACGAACATGGGGCAGGCCAGATGACCTTCGACGTCCGGCAGCAGGCGTCGCCCGTGCAGCCAGAGCCGGCCCATGGCGCCGCCGCGGTAGCGCTTCCAGGAGGCCGGTTCGTGCGGCGGGGTGCCGGTGAGCAGCAGGCTCTGGTGTTCGCCGTCGAGGTCGGCGACCTGGATGTCGCAGACCGGCCCCCAGGGCAGCCGTGCGCCCGGGTCGCCGTCGGTGGGGACCTTGTAGGCCCAGGTGAAGTAGGAGAAGGGCTGGCCGTGGGAGGCGACGGCGAGGATGTGGCTCCTGCCGTCCGGGTCGGGAGGTGTCCAGCCGCAGACGCGGGTGTCGGTGTTGCCCCAGTACGTCAGCCGCCGCGCGGGACCGCCGTCGACGGGGACCAGGTTGATTTCGGGGACGAGGCTGCGCCAGCTGGTGTAGGCGATGTGACGCCCGTCGGGCGAGAAGCGGGGATGACCGGCCTTGGTGCGGTCTGCCGTGAGCCGCCAGGCGCGGCCCGGGGCGTCGAGGGGTGCCAGCCAGAGGTCGTCTTCGGCTGCGAAGCACACCAGGTCGCCGCTGAGGTGGGGGAGGTGCAGATAGCTCACCTCCTCATGCTTTTCCGCCCGGTGGGGCCCAGCAACTCGTGCGGCCCTTATGCGTCCTTCACCTTCGTGACCCAAGACACGTACGAAACCGTTTCGTTTCGATAAGGGGAGGGGTACCCTCGTGGAGGTACGAAAGAAGATGCGAGTTCCGGAGTGGGAAGGTGACCGGCATGAGCGAGGCCGTCGCAGCGACGCGTCGCAGTCGGATCACGCCCGAGCGCGAGGCCGAGTTGTACGAGGCCGTGCTCGGTCTGCTCCGGGAGGTCGGTTACGACACCCTCACCATGGACGCCGTCGCCGCCCGCACCCGGTCCAGCAAGGCCACGCTCTACCGCCAGTGGGGCGGCAAGGCACAGCTGGTCGTCCAGGCGTTGCGGCACGGCAAGCGCGGCCACGTCGAGGACATCGACACCGGTTCGCTCCGCGGTGACCTGCACGCCCTAGTGGCGCTGGAGGACGACTGCACCATGGAGCGGAACTCCGCGCTGATGCGGGGTGTCGCCATGGCGATGCACCACAATGACGATCTGCGCCAGGCCTTCCGGGAACAGCTCATCGCCCACGAGGTGGGCGGGTTCCGGCAGGTGGTGCAGCGCGCGGTCGACCGGGGCGAGATCCGTCCCGACTGCCCGGCCATCGATTTCATGCTGCACATGATGGTCGGCGGTTTCGCCACCCGGACCTTGCTCGACGACCAGCCGCCCACCCGGGCCTTCCTCACCTCGTACATCGACGCCGTGGTCCTCCCCGCCCTCGGCGTGTCAGCCATCTGACCTTCCCCAACAAACCCACTACCTGACGTCACCGCTCACGTCGTCGGGCTGATCAACCCTGCCCAGATGAACCCCACGACCTGACCGGGAGTACGCCTCCATGGCCACGTACCTCTACAAACTCGGCCGGCTCGCCTTCCGGCGACGGCACTTCGTCGCCCTGATATGGGTCGCGCTGCTCACCCTCGCTGGGGTGGGCGCCGCCTCCGCACCGACCGCCGGCAACACCTCCTTCTCCATTCCCGGCACCGAGGCACAGAAGGCCTTCGACCTGCTGGAACACCGCTTCCCCGGCATGAGTGCCGACGGCGCGACGGCGCGGGTCGTCTTCCAGGCGCCGAGCGGCGAGAAGATGACCGACAAGGCCAACAAGGCGACCGTCGAGAAGGCGGTCAAGGAGCTGAAGCACGGCTTTGAGGTAGCGTCCGTGGCCGACCCCTTCAGCGGGCACGCCGTCAGCAAGAACGGCACCATCGCCTACGCGTCGGTGAAGTACAAAGTGTCCGGCATGGAACTGGAGGACTCCTCCCGGGACGCCCTGAAGACGGCCGCGCAGCACGCCCGGGACACCGGGCTGACCGTCGAGGTCGGCGGTGACGCCCTCAACGCGGCCCCCAAGAGCGGCTCCAGCGAGGTGATCGGCCTGGCGATCGCCGCGGTCGTCCTCGTCATCACCTTCGGTTCCCTGGTCGCCGCCGGGCTGCCACTGCTGACCGCGATCATCGGTGTCGGTATCGGCGTCTCCACGATCACCGCCCTCGCCAGCACCCTCGACCTGGGCTCGACGACCTCGACCCTGGCGACGATGATCGGCCTCGCCGTCGGCATCGACTACGCCCTGTTCATCGTCTCCCGCTACCGGGCCGAACTCGCCGAGGGCCGCGAACGCGAGGAAGCCGCCGGCCGGGCCGTCGGTACCGCGGGCTCGGCCGTGGTCTTCGCCGGCCTGACCGTCGTCATCGCCCTGGTCGGCCTGTCCGTCGTCAACATTCCGATGCTGACCAAGATGGGCGTCGCCGCCGCGGGCACGGTCGCCATCGCCGTGCTCATCGCCCTGACGATGATCCCGGCACTGCTCGGCTACGCGGGCCGCAAGGTCAAACCGGCCGGTGAGAAGAGCAAGCTGCTCGGCGGCGGCCGCACGCCGAGGAAACCGGGGCGCCCCAACATGGGCTCCCGCTGGGCGAGCTTCGTCGTCCGTCGGCCCGTCGCGGTGCTACTCCTCGGCGTGATCGGCCTCGGCGCCGCGGCGGTCCCGGCCGCCTCCCTCGAACTCGGCCTCCCCGACGACGGATCCCAGCCGGTCTCCACCACCCAGAGGCGCGCCTACGACCTTCTCTCCGAGGGCTTCGGACCCGGCTTCAACGGCCCGTTGATGGTCGTGGTCGACGCCAAGGGCAGTGACGACCCCAAGGCTGCCTTCACCAAGGTCGGCGACGAGATCAAGGGCCTGAAGGACGTCGTCACCGTCACCCCGGCCGCGCCCAACAAGGCCGGTGACACCGCGACGATCACGGTCATCCCCAAGTCCAAGCCGTCGTCGACGACGACCGAAGACCTGGTGCACGCCATCCGCGGCAAGGGGCCCGGCATCGCCGCGGAGACCGGCTCCAAGGTCCTGGTCACCGGCTCCACGGCGATGAACATCGACGTCTCGCAGAGGCTGAACGACGCGCTCCTGCCCTATCTGGCGCTGGTGGTGGGCCTGGCGTTCCTGCTGCTGATCGTGGTCTTCCGCTCGGTCCTGGTCCCGCTGAAGGCGGCCCTCGGCTTCCTGCTCAGCGTGCTGGCGGCGCTCGGTGCCGTGGTCGCGGTCTTCCAGTGGGGCTGGCTGTCCGGCCTGATGCACGTCGAGCAGACCGGCCCGGTCATGTCGATGATGCCGATCTTCATGGTGGGCGTCGTCTTCGGTCTTGCGATGGACTACGAGGTGTTCCTCGTGACCCGGATGCGGGAGGCACACGTACACGGTGAGAAGCCCAGCCAGGCCATCGTGACCGGCTTCCAACACGGTGCCCGGGTGGTGACCGCCGCCGCCGTCATCATGATCGCCGTCTTCTCCGGCTTCATCGGCTCCAGCGAGTCGATGGTCAAGATGATCGGCTTCGGCCTCGCGATCGCCGTCTTCTTCGACGCGTTCATCGTCCGCATGGCCGTCGTCCCGGCGGTGCTCGCCCTGCTCGGTAAGCGAGCCTGGTGGCTGCCGAAGTGGCTCGACCGCGCGCTGCCCAACGTCGACGTCGAGGGCGAGGGACTGCGCACCCGGTCCGGCGCGGACAGCAGGGATCCCGACACCGAAGGGGAACGGGAGCTAGTACGCGCCTGACGCACCGCTGCTGACCGACGTTGACCAGCCGGTGAGGGTCCCGCGGGGGACGACGTACCCTCACCGGCTGCTCTTTGTGGCGCACCG contains:
- a CDS encoding S41 family peptidase → MSYLHLPHLSGDLVCFAAEDDLWLAPLDAPGRAWRLTADRTKAGHPRFSPDGRHIAYTSWRSLVPEINLVPVDGGPARRLTYWGNTDTRVCGWTPPDPDGRSHILAVASHGQPFSYFTWAYKVPTDGDPGARLPWGPVCDIQVADLDGEHQSLLLTGTPPHEPASWKRYRGGAMGRLWLHGRRLLPDVEGHLACPMFVGDRIVFLSDHEGVGNLYSCTHDGTDLRRHTDHDAFYARHASSDGTRVVYQCAGDLWLVDDLSPNGVPRKLGIRLAGPATGRRRYQVPAAQNVDGVSMDETGRASAVVVRGSLYWLTHRDGPARTITDTPGVRVRLPDMLGSTGQVAYITDAQGEDAVEIAQLPRATGDRAPRRLAAGKLGRVLEMVSDPLGERLAIASHDGRLLLIDTADDSGVGTTGRSSAETTAGPDESGPGTAAPDSVVTELIHSVNGPVRDLAFSPDGSWLAWSHPGIGRSLRQIKLARINDRLVVDVTNGRFEDENPVFTRDGRYLAFLSWRGFDPVYDVHTGDLSFPLGCRPYLVPLSSATPSPFALSPEGRPAAGGLDPAGDEESGEGGMVTVEAEGLESRVTPFPVIASKYSALRPVSGGGLVWLRWPISGALGETFASPDDTTGRPTLEYFNIGKAKKSELVGHLDWFEVSGDGTRLVVVDEGELRAVPSTEPGDGDTTVWIDLRRIPHEADPPAEWRQSYEEAGRLIRAYFWDPGMCGIDWDAVLDQYRPLVERVATPDEFADLLREVLGELGTSHAYVTGARHNEGPPHYQRRQGLLGANLVRRDAGWTVKRILPGDSSDSKARSPLAGTGIREGAVLTHVDGRPVDPVTGPYPLLAGSGGTTVELTFIPAEGGAGRPRRVAVVPLVDERPLRYQDWVSKRRAVVRELSGGRCGYLHIPDMGGSGWAQFNRDLRMEVSRPALIVDVRGNAGGHISELVIEKLTRTILGWDLTRDAQPVSYTSNAPRGPVVALADEATSSDGDMITAAFRLLKLGPVVGQRTWGGVVGMTGRHRLGDGTVITVPMNAAWFEAYGWSVENRGVTPDLEVLRTPLDWAEGRYAQLDDAVRLALDLLETTPAAVPPDYGDTPDRSRPKLPPRSL
- a CDS encoding TetR/AcrR family transcriptional regulator, producing the protein MSEAVAATRRSRITPEREAELYEAVLGLLREVGYDTLTMDAVAARTRSSKATLYRQWGGKAQLVVQALRHGKRGHVEDIDTGSLRGDLHALVALEDDCTMERNSALMRGVAMAMHHNDDLRQAFREQLIAHEVGGFRQVVQRAVDRGEIRPDCPAIDFMLHMMVGGFATRTLLDDQPPTRAFLTSYIDAVVLPALGVSAI
- a CDS encoding MMPL family transporter, coding for MATYLYKLGRLAFRRRHFVALIWVALLTLAGVGAASAPTAGNTSFSIPGTEAQKAFDLLEHRFPGMSADGATARVVFQAPSGEKMTDKANKATVEKAVKELKHGFEVASVADPFSGHAVSKNGTIAYASVKYKVSGMELEDSSRDALKTAAQHARDTGLTVEVGGDALNAAPKSGSSEVIGLAIAAVVLVITFGSLVAAGLPLLTAIIGVGIGVSTITALASTLDLGSTTSTLATMIGLAVGIDYALFIVSRYRAELAEGREREEAAGRAVGTAGSAVVFAGLTVVIALVGLSVVNIPMLTKMGVAAAGTVAIAVLIALTMIPALLGYAGRKVKPAGEKSKLLGGGRTPRKPGRPNMGSRWASFVVRRPVAVLLLGVIGLGAAAVPAASLELGLPDDGSQPVSTTQRRAYDLLSEGFGPGFNGPLMVVVDAKGSDDPKAAFTKVGDEIKGLKDVVTVTPAAPNKAGDTATITVIPKSKPSSTTTEDLVHAIRGKGPGIAAETGSKVLVTGSTAMNIDVSQRLNDALLPYLALVVGLAFLLLIVVFRSVLVPLKAALGFLLSVLAALGAVVAVFQWGWLSGLMHVEQTGPVMSMMPIFMVGVVFGLAMDYEVFLVTRMREAHVHGEKPSQAIVTGFQHGARVVTAAAVIMIAVFSGFIGSSESMVKMIGFGLAIAVFFDAFIVRMAVVPAVLALLGKRAWWLPKWLDRALPNVDVEGEGLRTRSGADSRDPDTEGERELVRA